Part of the Methanobacterium paludis genome is shown below.
TTTATTTTAGGGATTTAATACGTTAAGTAAATGCCCAGTACCACCATCACTATGAAATACAATATATTTGTGAAAACTATCAAATAATAAATCAAAGTTTTTATCTGGCCTAATGTGGCTAATGGATCTGTTATTTTATTGTTTGCAACACTTTCAAAGAATTTTTGAGAGAATACAACGGCGCAGATAGGAATGATTATTAAATAAAGGGGATTATCAATAAAATAACCTAAAAATTTCATTATATCTTGAAATGCCCATAAAAGGAACAATAAAATGAATGATATGAAATATAACCCACATATAGCATAAACTCTCTTCATTTCCCTGATGGTGTTTACCTTTTTGGTTCTCTGGAAGTAATAAAGTAATCCTGATAATATTAAAGCAATTACTGCCATTAAAGTGAAAGGCAGATAACTGTAGATGAAACCGAATTCTATTGGAAAAATCGTGAAGGTCAAAATGATAAATGCAGAGTTAGTAACGAGATTTTTAGGGTCGTAGGACTTTATCTTTTGGTCGCGTTTTTTTAAGTAACTCTGCTTCTCCCCACGCTTTATGTCGTTGTAAATTTCAATTCCTTTATCTGATTTCTGTTTTTCTATTACTGAATCATTCACATACAAATTTGATTCATTATCATCAATTTCAATTTCTTCGGCATAATCCAATTTACCCCCGCATTGACACCTTTCAAAGTCTTCGGGAAGTTCTCCTTCTTCCAGTTCGTAGTATCCTCCACAGCTTTCACATATAAGATAACCCATTTAAACCACTCGTTTTAGGGGTTATAATGAAGATATTAATATTATTTGTTATTTTAATCCGGCAACGCTCATGTAATATTATATTATGAAAAATTATAAAAAATATGGGTTTGATAATAATAGTGAGGTAACAAAATGCTGTCAAAAATACCAATAGAAATTGGAAAAATAAAAAAAGCAGATTTAGATAAAGAAATATTAAGAGCAGCCATAATAGGAGAACTTGATGCCATAAATCTTTACGAAGAACTTGCAAATATGACAGATAGTGAGGATCTCAAGGCAGTTCTTTTAGATGTGGCCCAAGAAGAAAAAACCCATGTAGGTGAATTCCAGGCCCTGCTGTTAAGAAAAGATGAAGAACAGGTAATAGAACTACAAAAAGGTAAAAAAGAGGTAGAAGAGTTGACAGGAACTAAATAGTTTCTTAAAAAGAACACTAAATGTTTCTAGCAATGAAATGATTCATCTTATTAGTTCAACATAATTAAATTAATTTATTTACTATTTTATTCACATTTTTTTATTAGTTTTGGTTTGTAAGTTGTATCTGTTAGAGGTAAAAATGGCGTTAAATAGGAGTGTTATTGATGGGCAATTCAAATCTTGAGAATTATGAAAAAATCTTTTCTCCGGGAAATATTGGAAAATTAGAAATACCCAACAGGTTAGTGGTCCCTGCAATGGTTACAGGGTATGCAAACAAAGACGGTACAGTAAATGAACGTTTTATAAGTTACCATAAAGCCAGAGCCGAAGGTGGATGGGGATTAATAATAACTGAAAATTACAGAGTCAATGAAAACGCAGGAGCCTCCCTTAATCGCCTTGGTTTGTGGAATGATAACCAAATTGAAACCCATAAAACTCTTACAGATACTGTTCACAAACATGGAGCTAAAATTGCCGTTCAGATATATCATGCAGGCAGGCAAACAACAAAAGAGATAAATGGCAAACAGCCAGTTGCACCATCCCCAATTCCAGATCCCTCTATTGGAGAAGTACCACATGAACTCACACTAACGGAAATAGAAGAAATTATTAATCAATTTGCAGAAGCATCTTTAAGGGCCAAAAAAGCAGGTTTTGATGCAATAGAAATTCATGGAGCACATGGATACCTCATATGTCAATTTCTCTCCCCGTTTTCAAACAAAAGAACCGATAAATACGGTGGTAACTTAGTTAATAGGTCACGATTTGCAGTTGAAATAGTTAATGTGGTTAGAGAAAAAGTAGGTGGAGATTATCCTCTAATTTTCCGTATGTCCGTAGATGAAATGGTTTATGGTGGCATTACAATTGAAGATTCCAAGATAATAGCACAGAAACTTGAAAAGGCAGGAGTAAATGCAATTCACGCTTCGGTGGGGGTCGGTGCATCTTCACAGTACATAGTAACTCCAGCTTCAGTTCCCCACGGATGGACAGCAGATTATGCAGCCCAAATAAAATCAGTTGTAAACATCCCTGTAATCACAGTAAACCATATAAACCATCCAGATATCGCAGAATCAATTCTAAAATCTGGAAGAGCAGATTTTGTAGCAATGGGACGGGCTTCTCTTGCAGATCCTGAACTTCCAAACAAAACAAAAGCTGGAAAGATAAGTGATATCAATCTTTGCATAGGTTGTTTACAACGATGTATAGGTAATGTAATGAAAGGAAATCCCGTAGGATGCCTTGTAAACCCTGAATGCGGTCGAGAAAAAGATTTAACCATTAAAAAAGCTCCTTCAAAAAAGAAAGTTCTTATTGTAGGTGGCGGAGTTGCAGGAATGGAAACAGCTATTGTTTCTGCTAAAAGAGGACATGAAGTGCATATTTACGAAAAAAATGACATGCTTGGAGGACAGTGGCTTCTTGCAGCAATGCCTCCAGGAAAAGAAGAGTACAACTCACTTGTAACATGGCAGAAACAACAAATAGAAAAATTAGGAATCACCGTAAATCTAAATTCACCCGTGGATAATGGGATAATTCAGGAAATAAATCCAGATGTTCTGATTGTAGCAGCAGGATCCGAACAAGTTCCAGTTAATATTCCAGTATGTGAACGTGAAAATGTATCTTACACAAATGATGTTCTTGCGGGCAAAACAAGTGTTGGTAGAAAAGTTATTGTGATTGGAGGGGGTTTAGGAGGCCCTCAAACTGCAGCACATCTGGCAGTTAACGGACATCAGGTTACATTAATTACAAAAATGTCTGAGATATCTTCAAAACTTGAACCTGGAAATCGTTTCTTTTTACTTAAATTACTGGATGAGTACGATGTAAATATAAAGACAGGCACTGAGATCAACGAAATAACCTCAGATGGGGTTATTATAACCAATGAAAATGGAAAAGAGACTCTCAAAGGATATGACTCAATTATCATTTCAAGCAGGCTCAAACCAGTTAAACTTGAAACACTTGAAAAACAGCTTAAACATGTAAAAGAGGTAATCACGATTGGAGATGCAAAAGAAGTTGGGGATGGAGCAGATGCAATAACTGCAGGATATGAAGCGGGAATTAGCCTTTAAATAATATTATTCCTTTTTACCAGTTTTTAAGTTTTATTGACTTAATTAATTATTAAAATTAGTTTGCATTAATATTGGATGGTATCTTATGAACGTTAACATAACAAATATATGGATTTAAATGAATAATTCAATCAGGTGATATCATGGATGATAAAGAAAAAGTAATTAAAGCTTTCAAAGAATCTGAAGAACCTTTAAACGCCACTAAAGTCAGCCAAATCTCAGGTGTAGAGAAAAAAGAAGTTGACAAAATAATGAAAGAACTTAAAAAAGATGAGACTCTTTATTCTCCTAAAAGGTGCTACTGGGCCTTAAAAGAATAGATAAACACTATTTTTTATTTTTAGGCTATACTTTAAGGATAATATTTCCTAACAGATTCCCATGAGTTTCAGAAAGTGTACCTGAAGTACATGATGAGTTTAAACAATGAATTCAGTTTAAATTAGAGGATCTGGTATTTTAGCGTTAGGTTTATCTTTTAATCCCCCAATTTTTTCAATCCTTCTTTTTAAGAACTTTTCTCCAGATTCAGTAACTCCATAGATTGGTATTGATGCACCGGCTGTGAAAATATTCCTTTTTTCACCTACTTCTTTGATATATTTAGATGCACAGCCTGTTATAATATCTGCATAACTAAATAGCTCTTCTGCTTCCTCTTTGGACATTCCACTTACATGTGCAGCGAATATGTAAATATTAACTCCTTCATACTTTTTTTCAATCTCTTTAAGTGTTTTTGAGTCTTCTGCAGATATAACTGAAACTGCAATATTCTTGTAACCTGTTTTAATAGCTTTTAAAACACCTTCAATCTGATTAATTTCAGCAGTTTCAGGATTAAGAACATTTTCAGGTCCAATTGTGTCTATAATTTTAGTGATTGGGGATGTGCTTAAAAATGCGGATATTCTACCTGCCATACCTTGAACAAGCTCAGGCTCAGTTACGATCACTGTTCCGCATCCTTCACTAACAATAACTGCACAATCAATTATATTTTCATCGAGAAGAGTTCCTAATGTTTCTGAAACTCCGAATGATAAAAAATCCTTCATGCGCAATTTTCTTTCAGGAGTACACATTCCAAAATCTTTAATCCTAAATTCTATATTTTTTTGTGCAGCTTCAGATGTAATCTCCTTAATTCCTCTGTGTTTATCAAAAAGGGGGCAGTAATTAATTCGTGGTTCTCCTACCTCAACAACTTTCCCATCTCTTATGACGATCCTTGTTTTTCCGAGTGCTTCAATAACATGTTCATCCATATTAATCCCCCGTTAAAATCATCTAATATCTAAAGATGAGATACGATTTAATTCTTATTAAACTTAATCTTCTAAAACAGATTTGAGTATACAAAAACGTACATTAACATCTTGCATTGGAAAGTTTGGTTAGAATTGACAAGTATTTTTAAATTAAGTTTTTATATTATTTGTCTATTAATATGACTAAGGGGGATTTAAAAATAGAAGAAAAAAAGAATTACTTACGTTTACAGATTTTTGGTTTAATATGGCTTATACTGGGGTTATGGGCTATAATTGATCGTTCTTTTACAGGCCCAGTACTTGCTGCTTTGGGTATAATAATGACTACAGCAATTACATTTATGAGTAAAAAGTATTATAATAAACTGATTTATACTACAATTATATTATTGGCTTTAGCAATGCTGTTAATAGGAGAATATCTTTTAGCACCAACGCAAAACATATTATTTTACATATTAATTATAATAATGGCTATAGCTCTTTTTTTAATGGCTTTCTATTTAATTCCTGAAGATCGTCAAACTAAAAGAGAGAAAATATTATCATGGACTGGATTAATTTCATTTTTACTAATCTCATCCCTATTATATGGTTTAATTCACAATGATTTTACAAGAACACTTATTTTTGGAGTAATCCTGTTAATTATAGTTAGTACCCTCCTTTTAATTCGCATAAATGGATTTAAAGATAATGTACTAAAAACAGTTGAAATACTAAAGGTAAAATTATCAAAATCCCATATAAATTATGGGGCAATAATATTAGGCTCAGTAGTACTAATCATAAGTGAATTCATGTTTGCTATCTTTTTTGGACCATATTCAGCTTTTATATCTGCCTTTTTAATGGCGTGCACAGTTAAATATATGACAGAAGGTTTTAAGGAGTTTTTGGTAAATTTTGTAATCACTATCTTTATAGTTTACGCGGGGTTTCTTATCCTTTTACAATAATTCTTTAAATTGTGGGATAGTACTCATCTCCAAAAGATGAAATATCTCGTAATGGTAAATATTAAACCATTTTAACTATTTTTTCATTTTAGCTTGGGTTGATCCAAACATTTATACTAACTGTATGTACTTATCTTTCGATATGGGGAAGTCCGGAGATTTAAGTTTCAAAAAAAATATCATAGAATTTATTTGCAAGGATGATCTGCACCTGCTGAGCACAACTTAAGTAAAAACACAGCTTTAAAAATGCAAATGAAAGGATTGAAAAAACTGAAAAATAATGTTTAAAGAAACTTTTATAAATAATCCTGATAAATAAATGATTATAATTATAAATACAGCTTTTAAAGAAGTTAGGGTTAGTTCGAAGCCATAAAAACACTCCGTTGAAAATAGGAAAGTCACAGGTTAAAAATTTAATTTTATTTGAGTTGATAAAATGGAATGGAAGATTATAGGGTTAAGTGCCATGGTTAATGCTGTTTTAACAGTAGTATTGTCTTTAATCTTTTTCCCTCTCTCTTTTTTAGGCCCACTTACTGGAGGGTTTTTAGTATCCTATTTTAGCAGAGGATACGAAGAGTATTACGATAAAATAGATGAAAAAGATGGAGCTGTTTTAGGGGCAATTTCCGGATTAGTCGGTGGTTTAATCATAGGTTTACTATTCATTTTAGGCTTTGGAAATATAAGTGCCGTTATGGGGTTAATATTCTCTAAAATAGGAACAATAGCAAGCAATACATTAATCACAGTATTTATCCTTGTTGAACTCTCAATACTTATTAGCTTTGTTTTAGGAGTAATAGGAGGAATCATTGGAGTTATTTGTCAAAGAATAAATAATGTGTGTTGATTGAAATGAAACAAAAAGCATCATTAATTAATCTTTTATGGATTATTCCAATAATCCTAGTATATTTACAACATCCAGAATACACAATATTAGCTGGTTTCGGTATATGGGTATTTATAACCTCTTTATTTGAAATTAAAAACTATCAAAATAAACTTTATCTTGCAATAAATGCATTAATTTTGGCAATTTTCTTAATATTAACCTACTTTCAGCTATCATTACCATTATACTCTGGAAACAAGTTAATTAGTTATATTTTAGCAATACTTTTCACATTAACGATTATTATCAGCACATACGACTTAACTCATGATTATAAAATCTCAAAAATTCTTCAAATGAATAATACAAGCCCCTTAGTTAAAGATATTATAGCTATTATCCTTTTAATTACAGGTTTAATTGTTGGATTATGGTTAGGATTATACTATTTTTGATTCCAATAACAAATGTATATTAGATATTGATACAGGAAAAGTGAGGTTTATGGATATTCTGATTGCCGAAGGTGAATATAAAACTGTTTCAGATTTAAAAACTATTTTAGAAAGATTAGGCATTAAAGTGGTTGCTGTAGTTTCCAGTGGCGAGGAAGCAATACAAAAAGCAGGAGATCTGAGCCTTGATCTAATTTTAATCAACATAAACTTAAAGGGCAAAATGAACGGTGTGGAAGCTGCAAACAAAATAGCAGATCTTTATAAGATTCCAATTATATTCTTAGCTGTTTTTATTAAAAACTGTCTGATCAAATCGTTACAACTACCAGAAGATGCTATTGTTTTAAGTAAACCTCTAAGGCAGGAAAAGTTAGAATATTGTATTTCAAGAGTTTTTTCAGACAACTAAGTATTTCAAACACACCCGCAATAAATGCAGGGATGCCTGAGGAAATTAGAGAGCACATGATGGGTCATACTTAAAAGATAAGATTCGTGAAGCATACTTCCCGCAGATCCAGATGAGTATTTATGGTTATTTTTGAGTGAGGGGAGTAGGAGTTTCCCCTCACAATACCAGAGTTATGTAATGGAATGCATATCGATACATTATTTGTAATATTAATTATATAAAACTTATGTTTTTTACTATTAATCATCAGTTTTTTTTCAGACTTAATCAATTGTTGATGTTGTTAATTAAAAATTAAAAGTAAAGAGGGACTTATTGAGTTAAATGATATTAAAATTTGTTGTTTAACCCTCAACAGAAATAAGACTAAAATAATGTTTATATTGTTAGGGGGAAGTCATGACCAATAAGATCTTCTCCCAAAGCCATAAAAAAGAGACAAAAATTAATGTTATAATTCTCACTGTACCGCACTGTGTATCATCAGTTTCGTAGTAAAAGATAAGATGATGAAACCATCCAACATTTGATTAAAGAGGATAGTTCACACATATGTTCAAATATTGTTTTTCACGATAAGGCAAGGTCGAACCGGTCTAGGTTCATAACCTTGTCCCACGCCCTTATAAAGTCGTGCAGGAACTTCTCTTGGGAATCATCACATGCATAGAATTCCGCCAATGCCCGGAGTTCGGAGTTTGAACCGAAGATGAGGTCGACACGAGTGGCGGTCCACTTGAGTTTGCCCGTTGTTTGGTCCCGCCCCTCGAACACATCATCGTCTTCCGCGGATGATTTCCATTCTGTTTTCATATCAAGCAAATTAATGAAGAAATCATTTGTGAGCGCCTCGGGCTGTTTAGTGAAGACACCCTGCTGTGATTGTTCAAAGTTGGCATTCAGGACACGTAAACCGCCAATGAGAACTGTCATCTCAGGAGCTGTCAATGTTAAGAGTTTTGCCTTGTCCACCAAGAACTCTTCAGGCTTAATGGCGCTTGGAGCCTTCTGATAGTTACGGAAACCGTCTGCGAACGGTTCGAGCACGTCAAAGGAGTTCACATCCGTCTGTTCCTCTAGGGCGTCCATTCGTCCCGGTGTGAATGGTACGGTTACAGCATGACCAGCATTTTTTGCAGCCTGCTTAACGCCTGCACAACCAGCCAAGACGATGAGATCGGCCAGCGAGACCTTCTTGCCGCCTGACTGGGCTTCGTTAAATTCGCTCTTGATGCCTTTGAGCGTCTCGAGCACTTTGGCTAGCTGGGCTGGTTGGTTAATTTCCCAATCCTTCTGTGGTGTCAGGCGAATGCGAGCACCATTAGCACCTCCACGCTTGTCTGAGCCGCGGAAGGTGGACGCCGAGGCCCAGGCGGTTGAAACCAGCTCTGACACTGACAGGCCAGAATCCAATATACTGCCCTTAAGGGTGGAGATGTCTTCTTCATCAATCAGTTCGTGGTTGACTGCAGGGATGGGGTCCTGCCAGATGAGCTCCTCATCCGGTACCTCCGGGCCGAGATAGCGTGTCCGTGGGCCCATGTCACGGTGGGTTAGTTTGAACCACGCGCGGGCGAATGCGTCTGC
Proteins encoded:
- a CDS encoding response regulator — encoded protein: MDILIAEGEYKTVSDLKTILERLGIKVVAVVSSGEEAIQKAGDLSLDLILININLKGKMNGVEAANKIADLYKIPIIFLAVFIKNCLIKSLQLPEDAIVLSKPLRQEKLEYCISRVFSDN
- a CDS encoding ferritin family protein, translating into MLSKIPIEIGKIKKADLDKEILRAAIIGELDAINLYEELANMTDSEDLKAVLLDVAQEEKTHVGEFQALLLRKDEEQVIELQKGKKEVEELTGTK
- a CDS encoding oxidoreductase, coding for MGNSNLENYEKIFSPGNIGKLEIPNRLVVPAMVTGYANKDGTVNERFISYHKARAEGGWGLIITENYRVNENAGASLNRLGLWNDNQIETHKTLTDTVHKHGAKIAVQIYHAGRQTTKEINGKQPVAPSPIPDPSIGEVPHELTLTEIEEIINQFAEASLRAKKAGFDAIEIHGAHGYLICQFLSPFSNKRTDKYGGNLVNRSRFAVEIVNVVREKVGGDYPLIFRMSVDEMVYGGITIEDSKIIAQKLEKAGVNAIHASVGVGASSQYIVTPASVPHGWTADYAAQIKSVVNIPVITVNHINHPDIAESILKSGRADFVAMGRASLADPELPNKTKAGKISDINLCIGCLQRCIGNVMKGNPVGCLVNPECGREKDLTIKKAPSKKKVLIVGGGVAGMETAIVSAKRGHEVHIYEKNDMLGGQWLLAAMPPGKEEYNSLVTWQKQQIEKLGITVNLNSPVDNGIIQEINPDVLIVAAGSEQVPVNIPVCERENVSYTNDVLAGKTSVGRKVIVIGGGLGGPQTAAHLAVNGHQVTLITKMSEISSKLEPGNRFFLLKLLDEYDVNIKTGTEINEITSDGVIITNENGKETLKGYDSIIISSRLKPVKLETLEKQLKHVKEVITIGDAKEVGDGADAITAGYEAGISL
- a CDS encoding DUF5518 domain-containing protein; this encodes MEWKIIGLSAMVNAVLTVVLSLIFFPLSFLGPLTGGFLVSYFSRGYEEYYDKIDEKDGAVLGAISGLVGGLIIGLLFILGFGNISAVMGLIFSKIGTIASNTLITVFILVELSILISFVLGVIGGIIGVICQRINNVC
- a CDS encoding methanogenesis marker 8 protein, producing MDEHVIEALGKTRIVIRDGKVVEVGEPRINYCPLFDKHRGIKEITSEAAQKNIEFRIKDFGMCTPERKLRMKDFLSFGVSETLGTLLDENIIDCAVIVSEGCGTVIVTEPELVQGMAGRISAFLSTSPITKIIDTIGPENVLNPETAEINQIEGVLKAIKTGYKNIAVSVISAEDSKTLKEIEKKYEGVNIYIFAAHVSGMSKEEAEELFSYADIITGCASKYIKEVGEKRNIFTAGASIPIYGVTESGEKFLKRRIEKIGGLKDKPNAKIPDPLI